The stretch of DNA CGCTCATCGAGTATCGACTTTCCGAAGATCATTCCGACTGGATCACCGCTCTGGCCTGGACACCTGACAGCCAGCGACTGCTCTCTGCCAGTCGAGACAAAACGATCAAAGTGGCCTCGGCCCGAACTGGCAATATTGAACTGACTTTTTCATCTCATACGAGCTCGATCAGTGATGTCGTTTGTCTTTCTGAGAAGCAGGCCGCCAGTATCGCTCAGGAAGCACAACTTCTGATCTGGAGTATTGCGGATGGCAAAGTCGTACAGAAAGTGAAGCTCCCCGCAGCTCCTGTTCGCATCGCTTACCGCCCTCAAAACTCTGCTGCCGGGATCGAAGAACGCCTCGCCCTGGCACTTCGGGATCAGCAGATTGTGCTGATTGGCGGTGATCCCGAAAAGCGATCCATTACAAACCGTCTGAAACTTCCTGCGGTGGCTTTTTCACTGGCGTTTGATGGAACCACAGGCGATCTGCTGGCAGGCGATCAACATGGCCGCATCATACGATTCGATGCCGCAGGGCTATCGAAAGAGAGCAAAGCGACTGACAGCAAGGCAAAGCCGATCGAGTGGCTGAATCAGCCCAAGTAAACTTCGCGTGCCACAGCAATGCGTCTTCCAGGATTTAACTGATTTTTGTGTGTCTGTTTGCGTAGAGCGTGCCATGTTTGCGGCTCGGAGCAAGCATGCCTTGAGCACCAATACTTCGCTGTCATCACGTGCGAAGTTCTCTCCTGCAAAACTTACTGCCTCAACAGAATCAGCGACTCAGCTTCTCCACGTCGGAGGGGAGGTGTGGTTCCAACATGGTGGGCCGCATCTGTTCAGCCTCCTGAACTTCCTCAGAAATCCTTGCATAGAGCTGAGCCTGACTGCGAAATGGCTCTGTCCCCGCAGGAACAGCACTGCGGACATATCGCCCGTCAGACATGAGTTTTCGAGCTTTGGCAGTATCCATGAAATGCGTCTTCAAAATACTGAGCAGCCTCGATTTGGCAGCTGGTGCATTCACCGGAACCAGGAGTTCAATCCGTCGATCCAGGTTTCGCGGCATCCAGTCGGCACTGGAAATGAAAACCAGCTCGTCTCCCCCATGATGAAAGTACAGAACCCTGCTGTGTTCCAGAAATCGATCCACAATACTGGTGACTGTGATGTTCTCGCTTAATCCTTCAATGCCCGGTTTCAAGCAGCAGACGCCACGAACATTGAGCCGGATTTTGACCCCCGCCTGAGACGCACGGTACAGCGCCTCAATCATCTGTTCATCAACCAGCGCGTTGAGCTTGGCATGAATCATCGCTTTCTGGCCATGCTTCTTACGGTCGATTTCGGCATCAATCAATTCGAGCAGCTTTTCGCGCAACCCTAAGGGTGCTGCTTCAAGCCTGCGGAAACGCTGAGGCTGGCTGTAACCCGTCACCGCATGAAATAAAGCGGTGGCATCCGACCCTAGATCTTCATCACAAGTAAAGAGACTGGCATCGACATAAAGCCTCGATGTCATTTCATTGTAGTTGCCTGTTCCAAAGTGCATGTACCGCTGAATGCCATGCGGCTCTCTGCGGACCACCAGGCAGACTTTAGCATGCGTCTTGAGACCTTTGACGCCATAAATCACTTGAACTTCTGATCGTTCCAGATCGCGTGCCCACTCGATATTGCGTGCCTCATCAAAGCGGGCCTTGAGTTCCAGGACAGCCGTCACATACTTGCCATTCTGTGCAGCCCGCTTGAGAGCAGAGACAATCGGACTATTGCGGCTGGTGCGGTATAACGTCTGCTTAATGGCCAGCACATCAGGATCAACAGCCGCCTCTTCGATAAACCGCACGACGGGATCGAAACTTTCATAAGGGTGATACAGCAGAATGTCCCCTTTAGCGATCTCTTGGAAAATGCTTTGAGTCGCATCGATCCGCGGCGAATTGCGTGAGGGCCACGGCTTATCGCGATGCTGGTCAAACCCTTGAATCTCAAAAACCCGCATCATCACTGTCAGATCGAGTGGCCCGTCGAGCAGATAAACATCCTGCTCGGAGACCTCAGTCACCTGCATCAGAAAGCTCAAAGTTTCTGTAGAAACCGTGGAAGCCACTTCCAGCCGGACACAGTCCCCTTCGCGGCGGGCATCGAGTGCCTCCACCATTTCCTTTAAGAGATCGCTTGCACCATCTTCGCGCAGTTCCATATCCGCATTGCGAGTCATGCGGAAAGGGACACATTCCAGAACCATTTCACCCGCAAAGAAACTGCCGATACAGATTTCCAGCAGGTTTTCCAGCAGGATATATGAATAGCCACCCGCCTCATGAGGCAAAGTCACAATTCGTTCACGTCCCCGGCCAAAGGGAATCACCGCAAACTTGGGTTTGTCATCGCTCTCACCTTTTAATCGCACACACAGATTCATTGTCTGATTGACGAGTTGCGGAAAATCATCATGCCCTGTCACTCGAATCGGAGTGAGAATCGGATAGATCTTCTGCTCGAAGACCTGCCGGATGACCGTATGTTGGCGATCCGAAAGCTCTTCTTTGGTGACTCGACGGAGTTGATCGGCCTGCAGGGCAGGTTCGATCTCTTTGAGCAGGCAGCGATACTGTTCCCTCACCATCTGATGTGTTCGCTGGCTGATGGCTTCCAGTTGCTCGATCGCCGTCAAACCGGCAGGATCGCGCGACGTGTTCTGTTGTCGCCTCAACATCTGCAAACTGCCCACCCGCACCATGAAGAATTCGTCAAGATTCGAGGCGGTAATCGCCAGAAACTTGAGTCGCTCTAAAAGCGGTGATGTCGCATCGAGTGCTTCATCGAGCACCCGCTGATTGAATTCGAGCCAGCTCAACTCGCGATTGAAAAAACGACTCTCCACAGACTGTGATACAGCAACTTGAGCAGGCTGGCTGGTTTTGGAATTCATAGGCGACTTCTTCAACAATGAACGGCGAGTGATCGATCGCAATCAATAGATATCTCTGGTAAGTCAGGCTCGATGGCGGATCGCCACTGGATCAACAACCGCATGGCTTACTGCCTCAGTTTTCGGAGCAGAACCGACATTCCGTAGGTCTCTTCAAAAAGTGCCCCGGTCTGTTTGAGTGCCAGTTGTTCAAGAGCCAGATCTTCGACTTGAGGCAGACTGATCACCAGCCTCGAACCTTCCCGGGCAAACCACAATTCGTGCAGTCGCTGGCTGTGCGAAGCATCGAGGGCATCGGCCAGCCGTAATAATGCCGCCATTTTGACGACCGCAATTCGCTGGTCGCGATCCAGTTGCGTAAAGCCGGTATGCGTCGGCTTAGGGGATGTCTTGCGATGGTACCGGGCCGTCAGGCCAATCAGCATCACATCCGTCCGGCTGAGACCGAACAACTCGCTGTTCAGAATGAGATACATCGAATGCTTATGATAGCCACTCGGGCCAATATACAGACCGATTTCGTGCAGGAGTGCAGCGACAGTCAGCAGCAGTTCGAACCGGGGTTCCAGATGATGCTCTTCTCGTAAACCTTGAAAGAGGATTTTGCAGAGTTTAGCCACATGCCGAGCATGAGCTTCAGCAAAGTTAAACTTCCTCCCGAGCTCAATCGCCGAACGCACCACCTGATTGCGAAAATCTTCATTGAGAGCCCCATGCGAGGCCATATCCGTCAGCATGCCATCGCGCAGATTGACGTTCGCCACGTGAATCTCATCGAGTTGGAAT from Planctopirus ephydatiae encodes:
- the ppk1 gene encoding polyphosphate kinase 1, coding for MNSKTSQPAQVAVSQSVESRFFNRELSWLEFNQRVLDEALDATSPLLERLKFLAITASNLDEFFMVRVGSLQMLRRQQNTSRDPAGLTAIEQLEAISQRTHQMVREQYRCLLKEIEPALQADQLRRVTKEELSDRQHTVIRQVFEQKIYPILTPIRVTGHDDFPQLVNQTMNLCVRLKGESDDKPKFAVIPFGRGRERIVTLPHEAGGYSYILLENLLEICIGSFFAGEMVLECVPFRMTRNADMELREDGASDLLKEMVEALDARREGDCVRLEVASTVSTETLSFLMQVTEVSEQDVYLLDGPLDLTVMMRVFEIQGFDQHRDKPWPSRNSPRIDATQSIFQEIAKGDILLYHPYESFDPVVRFIEEAAVDPDVLAIKQTLYRTSRNSPIVSALKRAAQNGKYVTAVLELKARFDEARNIEWARDLERSEVQVIYGVKGLKTHAKVCLVVRREPHGIQRYMHFGTGNYNEMTSRLYVDASLFTCDEDLGSDATALFHAVTGYSQPQRFRRLEAAPLGLREKLLELIDAEIDRKKHGQKAMIHAKLNALVDEQMIEALYRASQAGVKIRLNVRGVCCLKPGIEGLSENITVTSIVDRFLEHSRVLYFHHGGDELVFISSADWMPRNLDRRIELLVPVNAPAAKSRLLSILKTHFMDTAKARKLMSDGRYVRSAVPAGTEPFRSQAQLYARISEEVQEAEQMRPTMLEPHLPSDVEKLSR